In Rhodococcus qingshengii JCM 15477, the sequence CCCTGTTCGGCCGGCGACCCAGGGCAGAATCGCCGAGCTGACGAATATTGCCCAGAAGACACTCTGGAGTCCCACCGCCGAGGCTTCGTTCCAGACGTCGCGCTGACGCTCGTCCTTGTAGAAGTCGTCGTCCAGATCGCCGACGAACCGCATTGCCTTCATCATGGTGCTCATGCCGTCTCCTCTGGAATTTCTGTGGTGAGTTCCGATTCGGGTAAGGGGAAGAGCGCTTCGACGGTGGTCCCCAGCGCCAGGGCCAGGCGAAGTGCCAGGTAGACACTCGGTGCATAGTCACCGCGTTCGACGGAGACGATGCTCTGTCTACTCACCTGACCTGCCGTGGCCAGTTGCGCCTGGGTGAGGCCGGCGAGGCGTCGGTGCTCCCGCACGTTGTTGTCGCCGGCCTTTCCAGTCATGCAAAAAGTAAAGAATACTTGTCACTAGATGTCAAGTTTGCTTGTCATATGAGAGGCTGAAGAGCATGCGTGAACGATTTCTCGAGATCGCCCTGGCCAATCCGGTGGTCGCAACGATCGTGGATCGTGCGCCGAAGCTGGGATTGCCGGAGTGGTACCTGACGGCGGGTGGGCTCTTCCAAACCGTCTGGAATCACATCGACGGCCGTGATCTCGGCGCCGGAATCAAGGACTACGACCTGTTCTACTTCGACGCCGGCGATCTGAGCTACGACGCGGAGGACCGTGTGATTCGTTCGGCGGCAGAACTGTTCGCCGATGTGGATGCCGATGTCGAAGTACGCAACGAAGCCCGCGTGCACCTGTGGTACGAGCAGCATTTCGGGATTCCCGGCGTTCCGTTCACCAGTTGCTGCGACGCTATCGACCACTTCGCTTCCACAACTTGCTGTTTCGGGATCACCAAGGGATCAGACGGCACCGTCGACGTGTATGCCCCGCATGGATACGACGACCTTTTCGACATGATCGTCCGCCCCAATCCGGTACTGGCGCCGAGAGAGGTTTACGAGGCCAAGGCGGCACGGTGGCGCAGGGAATGGCCCGCGTTGACCGTGGAGCCTTGGCCGGAGAACCTGACCTAGACTTCGATCGGCGGATGCAGCCTGTCCATGGTCCATTGCCGATTTCGGCGTGAGAGGCGTGTCTTCCCTGGTCGCAGTGCGTCCGCCACGGCCACGAACTGTGGCCGATCCGTGTCGACCCTGCTGTCTCGTCCGTCCGTGCATGGAGACAACCGGCCGGATTCAACGCATCCAGCTGTAGTTCTGGTAGTTGAACCCCCGCAAGACCTTGCGCCTTTCGGAATCGTCTGCGCTAATTTCACGAACTTTCAGTGTGCTGCGACGTTCATCCATGATTGTCTGGGTCCCCTCATGGTGAAAATCTCTTCCGATATTTGGTGGATTGTTTCTAATACTTTACGTCTAATTCTTTAGTGCTAATAAGGTTTCTCCAATGTGAATAGCAATCATCACTAACAAATGAACATTCTACGGTGAAAGTGTGGTTTGTCTATGTGACTTTTCGTGCAACGTGCGATATATCGGAATATTTTCTGCTCGACGACTGTCGTGGCTTTTCAAACTTCTCGACTATTTGGATTGTCGGTTTAAACGCTTTGCATTCGATGCTCGAAATTTCATTGAGAAAAATATCGAGGTTGGAAGAAAAATTTCTAGAACCTGTTCCCGGATGGACAAAATGTGAGTACAGTGACTCACGTCACCAGAGCTTCGGGTCCTGTTCAATGCGAGCTCTCACCAGGGCATTCCCTTTTAGGGAAAGCTGTAGCCCTGCGAGCAGGGCCATAAATGCGAAGTTGGCGATAGCCCCGAAGATAGCAGGTCGGTTGGTAATAAGAGATGGTCAGAACAGATCGGGTTGGAGTGTTAAGGACTCCGCGCTCTCGCCTATGAATTGAACGCCTGGGGTCTATCAATTCAACCGAAGGAAGAACTCGTGAAGTTGACTGCCAAGAATTCCGTCAGAGGTGTCCTGCTCGGTACCGCAGCCGGTGCGATGGTGCTCGCCGGAACCGGTATTGCATCCGCTGCCACCGTCGGCGCTGCTGGCTCCGCCGTAACTCTTTCCGCATCCTCTGCGTATCAGGTATGTGGCAATTTCTACGTCGGCCCGGACGCCCACGTGGCGGGCGTGCCTTCTGGTGCCAAAGCGGTAGTGGGCGCCCAGGTCACTGGCAAGCTATACAGCTCATCCTCCAGCACGACTCCGATCACGACCTTCACCGCCACAACGAATGCCGCGGGTGGATGGTGCATGCAGGGTGACTCGGCGATGGCTAGCACCGTGACGAGCGGTGGTGAGGTCAGGATGTCCACCGACACTCCGACCGTGTTGGACGGCACAACAACTCGCACAGGGCAGTGGTCGGGCGGCGGGGCGGACGCCGTCATCGATGCAGGGGAGTTCCTCCTCCATGGCAATGCGTTCATCTTTTCGGATAGGGCCTCGAAGGTGAACTTCTACTACCAGTAAGTCGATCGGCTGCAAGGTTGATCGTAAGAACCTGGACGGGTTGGAGTGCGGGTCTCCGTGCTCCAACCCGTTCGCCGTATGACGCCGTGTTGCGAGTTCGGGTGTGTGTTTCGGCAATTGTGACAATGGGCGCGGGTGTCGCCAGGGAGATGGCGAATGCTGCTTCGGCTGTGACGAATGCAGGCCTGTCTCTGCGGCTTTGTCTCGCAGCCTGCTCGATGTAATTCGGTCGTCCGGCACGGATTGGACGGCATCGGTATCGTCTCGAAGTCATGGCTTATGGGCAATCGCCGTAAGGTTGGCTCGCAATCAATTCTTGTGCCACCGAATAGTGTTCGTGAAGCCGTGATCGGGAAGTTGGCTGCGCGACCTGAATCCGTGATTCGGGTGGCTTTCTGATCCTGCAAGCGGTTCCATCTCGCTTTCGGTGCAAAATTTCTAGTCCTAAAGATTTAATGAACCGAACTATAGTACTAGGACTTTAGTGCTAACTAAATGAATTCCATCTATGGCAAGAAAAATTCCTAGAACGAGTTCCTAATTTGCAAATTTTGGGTACAGTTGTCGGCACCACGAGGAGTTGCGGGCTTCCCCAAAACCTCGCTTGGCAACCACTGTTGTGCCGGATAAACCGACCTGGCCCCGCGCCACAGTCAGAGCAATTACCTACTGGAAACGGAGTAACAAATGTTAGGTCAGTTCATGGCCCTCCTGCGGGCATTTATCCCGTCCTTTGCAACATCGTTAGGCGACGGGCTTGATGGATTGAACGCAATCTCGCTCGACATGTCCGCGAGTGGAGGAGAGGGCTGATGGGATCCGTGCAGCAAGGTACCGCGTCGCTGGGGCAGACCGTAGAACAGATGCTTCCGATGTTATTTACATATCTGATGGATATCCCGCTCCAACTGTCATTCGGTTACCCCCGGTGACCCTGTTCAATCTGAGGAGAAACTAGATGTCGCTCAACGCAATGAGCACGGACCTGGCTGAACTTGCAACCATGACGTTCTACGCCCTTAGGTTTCCGCTTCAACAATTCCTTGTCGGACTCTCGTAAAGAAGGGTGAACTCATGTCGTCTGATTTCTGGACCGGAAGTGTCAAGAACACGCTAGCGTTTTACGGGCTGACGTTGGTCGGGTTGTGGACCGCATCAATGGAAGGCGGCGGGTGGGCAAGCCTCGATCGATGAGCGCGAAATAGAATATTCGACGTGAGCTGATCGGCAGCTCCGACGATATCTGAGATAGCCGAATGCAGACCCTGTCGTAAAGGTTCCTGGCAGGGTCTGCATCACGTGCGAGGCAGCTTCAAAACATGATCGTCCGCCCCTCCCGGTGCTGGCGCCGCGAGAGGTTTACGAGGCCAAGGCAGCACGGTGGCGCAGGGAATGGCCTGCGCTGACCGTGGAGCCTTGGCCGGAGACCCTCGCCTAGACTTCGATCGGCGGATGCAGCCTGTCCATGGTCCATTGCCGATTTCGGCGTGCAGCAAGTGAACTGGCGCCGAGTGAGGCGACGAGAAGGCCGCCGAGGACGGCGATCGAGACCCACAGTCTCGAGTCGATACCGCCGACGGTGAGTTGTCGTAGCCCGTTCACCGCGTAGGTCATCGGGTCGAAGGGGTGGATGATCTGGAACGGTTTCGCGGTGGTTTCGACGGGATAGATGCCGCCGGCCGAAACCAGTTGCAGCATCAGGAACGCCAGGGTGATGACGCGTCCGACGGAGACTCCGAAGATGGCGTTGAATGCCTGGATCAACGCCATGTACGTGGCAGTGATGAGCATCAGGAATCCGACGGTGCCGAGGGCGTGTGTGGGGTGCAGGCCGACGGCGAAGTGCACGACCAGGTACATCACGATCACCTGGCAGATGCCGATGAGCAATGCCGGCCAGTACGAGGCGAGGACCACTCGCAGCGCGCCGAGTCCGTTTGCGATGGGCCGGTTCTGGAGCGGCTTGAGCAGCATCCAGGTGATGATGCCGCCCACGAACAGCGCGAGGGGCAGGAAGAACGGTGCAAAACCGGTACCGAACGTGCTTGCCCGGTTCTCGTACGTCTCCTGTAGTTCGACCGGGCTGGAGAGGGTTTGAGCGGTTGCGGTTCGCTGCTGATCGCTCCAACTGGGGACCTGGCCGGCGCCCTCGGTGAGTTTGGTTGCGAGTTCGGCAGACCCGGCACGGAGTTGCTCGGTTCCGTCGGCGAGTTTGGCTGCACCGTCGGAGAGTTGGACGCTGCCGTCGGTGAGTTGAACCAGTCCACTGCTGAGGGTTTGAGCGCCGTCGTTGACTTGCTGACCGCCGTCACGCAGCTGTACCAGGCCGTTGCGGAGTTCACCGCCGCCGTTGGCCGCGGCGCTGAGCCCGGCGCGGAAGGTGCTCGAGGGATCGTCGAGTTGGTAAGCGAGTTGTTGTGCGCCGCTCTTGAGTTCGCCCAGTTGACCCATGGTCGCTTCGCCGAAGCCCTGAGTGCGCAGCATGTCCTGGGCAGGCGCGAGGGCGTTGGCGATCTGTTGGCTGACGGGATCCGGGTTCAGTCGAAGGCTGGCCACTGCCTGACCGACCAGCTGTGCGACGTCTGCTTGTGTGTTCCCGAGTACGCTCAGCTGGTCGACGACCTGGGTGACGCCACCACTGAGTTGGCTTGCGCCGTCGCCCAGTTGGACGGCCCCGAGATCGAGCTGCCCCAAACCGTCGGTCAGTGCGAGGACACCGTCCGTGGCGGTATTGATACCGGTCGAGAGTTGCGCTGTACCGCCGGCAAGAGTGGCTGCGCCGTCACGTGCGGTAACCATGTTGTCGGCCAGCGTTTTCGAGCCCGACGCCAATTCGCCGGCTCCGGCGTTGGCAGTGTTCACTCCGGCCGAGAGCTGGAGTGCTCCGTCGGCGGCCTGCTTCAAACCTGCACCCGCGTCGGTCAATCCGACCAGGACCGTCTCGACGGACTGCGCGCCGATCTTGTCGCTGACTTGACTGAGGACCTGCTGGGCGGCGTTTTGGCCGATGATGGTGCCGAGGTAGTTGTTGACGTCGTTGAAGGTGAACTGCAACTGAGCTTTGTGGGGGTCCTTGGTCGTCGGGGAGGCCACGGCCTCGCTGAAATTCTCAGGCAATGTGAGAGAGAAGTAGTACGTGCCGTCCGAGACTCCCTGAGCGGCTTCCTGCTGTGAGACCAGGTGGAGATCGAGCTCACCGGAATCGAGCAGCGCTTGGCTTACCTCGTCGCCCGCGTTGAGTTCCTGACCCTGCACCATCGCACCGCGGTCGGTGTTGACCAGCGCGACGGGGACCTTGTTGACCTCACCGAACGGATTCCAGAAGGCCCACAGGTACATCGCGCCGTACAGCAGTGGCATCAAGATGATGGTGACGAGTGCGATCCTGGGCATCGCGCCGCGGGAGAACCGCTTGAGTTCGGTTCCGAGAGACATTCCAGCGAGCATCGCGGTTACCTCGCCCCTTCTTGGTCGGGATTGGTGACTTCTTGGAGCAGGGTGACGGCATCGATGGGTGATCCGTCGGGCAGCGGGTTGACGGTCGACGCGATGATGGTCTGGTAGCTCCCCATCTCGACCAGTCGCTCGACGAGATATGCGCGCTCGGAGTCACGCCGCACCTGTTCGAGATCGTCGACGACCAGCAAGGCCGGCTTCTTCGTGTTCGCGACGGCGATACGCAGCAGGGTCGCCTCGAGTTCCCCGAGATCGCTGACGTATCGGCCGAGCGCAGGCAACGGATGATCGCCGAAGACGGGAGCGCACACCGCTTCGAGTTCGCGGTCTCCGGCGCGTCCGACGAGTTTGTACCAGGGAGCATCCCAGCGAATTTGTTCGGTGATCAGATCGCGGACGGTGACGGACTCGGCAAGCTCGTCGATGTCCTCGAACCCGGCGATCCCGGCGATCTCGAAGATCTCTCGGGGACGCGTTCGACCGAAGACGGACAGTGATCCGGAACTGGCTTTCATTCGCCCGCTGAGTGTCAGAAGTAAGGACGTACGTCCTGAACCGGCCGAGCCTTCGAGGATGGTCACACCGCCCGCACGAATCTTGAGATTGACGGGTCCGAACACCGGCCCCCATGGGCCGTCGAGCGCCAAGTCCGTGGCGGTCAATGCCAGGTCAGGGGCGTAATCGGGTTGTGCGTGCTCTGGTGCGACCAGGATGATCCCCTGTCTGTTGATCTACTCGGCCTTCGAAAGAACCGAGTGCTGGTTCAGTGGACGTTCGTGCTCACCCAATCACATCGGTAGCGGGCGAGCTGTCCCATGAATGGGATGTGTCGGACACGTCCGGCAACTTGGAGACCGAACGGTATGTATTCTGTTGGAAACGGAACGGGGGAGTCGAGGTGCCGGTTCGTAGACGCGGGATGTGCGCGGTGCTGGTCATGGCCACCCTGTCGGTTGTCTCCTGTGCCGGTGAGCGCGAGTCGCCCCCGTTCGTGTCGAGCGAAAGGCTTTTCGAGTTCACCGGTCGCAATGTCGGACCCTTGACGGTGCCGCCCTTGCCCTCCGATCGGCACGAGTCCGAAGCAGCGCCATACGGAGCCATCACCCTGTCCGGTGGGTGGAGCGGCGCAGCCAATGTCTCGCTGCCTGGATCCGTCACGTGTTTCGAGCACAACTGGGCGGATTCGCTGCCCGCCGGTCACCGTCAGTGGGCCTACGAGGTGCACACGAGTTCCTTCTACGAGTACGACGGCGGCGGCGAATATCCGGGACGTGATTTCCAGTTGCAGGTCTACGTGAACGAGAAACCCGAACCAGGTCAGCACGGGTCCGCGATCATGAAGTTCTCGGATCAGAGCGGACAGTTCGTGTCCTTCGGCGGTGGCGACGACAAGTCCGTCGAAATAGTCAGTTCTCCGGACCGCAGGCGCGTGGCGCTTTCCCTGGCGGGTACGGCGGCACGACCGGGCGAGCAACCGACGACGTCGGTACTGTCCGCGCAGATCAGTTGCCCGACCATCGAG encodes:
- a CDS encoding helix-turn-helix transcriptional regulator, encoding MTGKAGDNNVREHRRLAGLTQAQLATAGQVSRQSIVSVERGDYAPSVYLALRLALALGTTVEALFPLPESELTTEIPEETA
- a CDS encoding nucleotidyltransferase family protein, encoding MRERFLEIALANPVVATIVDRAPKLGLPEWYLTAGGLFQTVWNHIDGRDLGAGIKDYDLFYFDAGDLSYDAEDRVIRSAAELFADVDADVEVRNEARVHLWYEQHFGIPGVPFTSCCDAIDHFASTTCCFGITKGSDGTVDVYAPHGYDDLFDMIVRPNPVLAPREVYEAKAARWRREWPALTVEPWPENLT
- a CDS encoding YhgE/Pip domain-containing protein, whose translation is MLAGMSLGTELKRFSRGAMPRIALVTIILMPLLYGAMYLWAFWNPFGEVNKVPVALVNTDRGAMVQGQELNAGDEVSQALLDSGELDLHLVSQQEAAQGVSDGTYYFSLTLPENFSEAVASPTTKDPHKAQLQFTFNDVNNYLGTIIGQNAAQQVLSQVSDKIGAQSVETVLVGLTDAGAGLKQAADGALQLSAGVNTANAGAGELASGSKTLADNMVTARDGAATLAGGTAQLSTGINTATDGVLALTDGLGQLDLGAVQLGDGASQLSGGVTQVVDQLSVLGNTQADVAQLVGQAVASLRLNPDPVSQQIANALAPAQDMLRTQGFGEATMGQLGELKSGAQQLAYQLDDPSSTFRAGLSAAANGGGELRNGLVQLRDGGQQVNDGAQTLSSGLVQLTDGSVQLSDGAAKLADGTEQLRAGSAELATKLTEGAGQVPSWSDQQRTATAQTLSSPVELQETYENRASTFGTGFAPFFLPLALFVGGIITWMLLKPLQNRPIANGLGALRVVLASYWPALLIGICQVIVMYLVVHFAVGLHPTHALGTVGFLMLITATYMALIQAFNAIFGVSVGRVITLAFLMLQLVSAGGIYPVETTAKPFQIIHPFDPMTYAVNGLRQLTVGGIDSRLWVSIAVLGGLLVASLGASSLAARRNRQWTMDRLHPPIEV
- a CDS encoding ATP-binding cassette domain-containing protein; translated protein: MALTATDLALDGPWGPVFGPVNLKIRAGGVTILEGSAGSGRTSLLLTLSGRMKASSGSLSVFGRTRPREIFEIAGIAGFEDIDELAESVTVRDLITEQIRWDAPWYKLVGRAGDRELEAVCAPVFGDHPLPALGRYVSDLGELEATLLRIAVANTKKPALLVVDDLEQVRRDSERAYLVERLVEMGSYQTIIASTVNPLPDGSPIDAVTLLQEVTNPDQEGAR